The sequence below is a genomic window from Nicotiana tomentosiformis chromosome 6, ASM39032v3, whole genome shotgun sequence.
tcgtaacctcttacccACTGAGGAATATCATGTACAAACTCCTagctctcgggccggttggccaaatgggagGTCAAAATCAGCGGATACGATATCGAGTATTGACCCCGAACTAccataaaatatcaaattttggcGGATTTCGTGGACGACTTTATGCcagccttaatacccgaagtcgaaagggaattATTGCTAACATTGGGACTGCCTCGGGAATTTGGACCCTTTtaacggacggtgcctcgaatgtATAAGGTTCCGGGCTCGGCATTGTGTTAAAACCACCTAAGGGGAATGTAGTTAGGTAGTCTATTAgaactatgaaattgactaacaatgaggccaagtatgagtccataattgcaggtctcgaattggctaaaagccttgggaCCGAGGTGATCAAAGCTAAGTACGACTCCCTcatcgtggtaaatcaagtcaatgtggcgttcgaagtgaaagaggaatgtatgcgaaggtatttagacaaagtATAGGTAACACTGCATCAATTCAAAGAATGGACCATGCAGCACGTGCCCCGAGATCAGAACAGCGAGGCTGATGCTCTGTCTAACTTGCAGGTCtcaaattggctaaaagccttgggaccgaggtgatcgaagctaagtacGACTCCCTtatcgtggtaaatcaagtcaatgtggcgttcgaagtaaaagaggaatgtatgcgaaggtatttagacaaagtACAGGTAACACTGCATCAATTCAAAGAATGGGCCATGCAGCACGTGCCCCGAGAtcagaacagcgaggccgatgctctgtctaacttggggtcatcgatcGACGTCGATGAATTCAGTTCGGGAATAGTAGTACAACTCATGAAGTCGGTCATAGAAGAAGGCCATGCCAAAGTAAACTCAATGAGTTTTACttaggattggaggaataagtatataaATTACTTGAAAACCGGGAAATTGCCCTCGGATCGCAAAGAATTGAGATTCCTGCGTACCAAGGCTGCCAGATTTTGCTTGGTCGAAGGGACATTGTTCAGGAGAATGTTCGATGGCCCGCTAGCCAGATGCTTGGGGCCGGGAGATACCGAATACgccttgagagaagttcacgaaggtaCTTGCGGGAACCATTCGAGGGCAGAATCTTTGGTCTGAAAAATTAATCAGGGCAGGCTATTACTGGACCGAAATGGAGAAATATGCGAAGGACTTCGTATGAAAATTCAACGACTGCCAGCGACAcacaccaatgatccatcaaccgggAGAGCTACTCCACACGGTCTTGTCCCcgtggccatttatgaagtggggaatggacatcgtcggtcccctactATGgacacccggtaaggctcaattcatactattcatgaccgattatttttccaaatcggtcgaagctcaagcgttcgaaaaagtgagagagaaagaagtcattgacttcatctgggaccacataatatgtcgatttgggataccgacCGAGGTCATTTGCGATAATGGGAAATAATTCATCAACAGCAAGGTAAataaattcttcgaagatcacaggATTAAGAAGATACTATAaacaccttatcaccctagtgaGAACGGATAtgcagaatcaacaaacaagaccatacttcaaaacctaaaaaagaggttgaccgggGTCACCCCATTTTTGTTGGTCTACGGGGCCGAAGTCTTAATACAAGTCGAATTGGGAGAACCAAGCCTCAGGTTCCAATATGTGACAGAAAAGTCAAACGGCGAAGCCATGATCACGAGCCtcgaactattggatgaaaggcgggaGGCCGCCCTAGTCCGGTTGGCTGCCCAGAAATAGCGAATAGAAAGATACTACAACCAAAGAGCTAACCTCTGACACTTTaagatcggggacttggtgttaagaaaagtaacaTTACACACCCGAAACCTAAACAAGgggaagctgggaccgaattgggaaggaccatatcgagtcgtCGGAATTACCGGCAAAGGCTCGTACAAACTTGAAGCAGAAAACGGtgtgcaactaccgaacaactggaatgtgacacacttaaagtggtactactgctaaggtatgaactCAATTACTCTTTAATCATGTTATGAATCGGACTAACATTTGCAGGCAAGCGGCCAAGGATGGATGTGGCTATTaggtttgaaagcacgcgttgcactcttttttccttgaaccgattttgtccaaaaatgggtttttcggtaaggtttttaataaggcaacagtaaaacgtgctaacttagattcgaagACCGGTCTCAAACCGGAGTCAATGATCGTTCACTTCATatcaatagtatccgagccctctcaagcCCGACCTAGAATACTGGGGGTCGTTACCCTCGGATTAAGGTTTTTAGCAAGGAAAAAAAAATCTTGTATGCTAGAAGctaaggcttggtggttaggattcattgtaagggccaaatagtCGTATGAACCGTGCTCACATAGTCCACTCTAGCCATGAAACAAGTTTTTATGCActttcgatcatgtactttacacactgagaaatgaaagaaagtttcgcCTTGCTATTATGCATTTTCTTGCTTCTTCAATTCTGGATCCTAAGAGCCCACAGGCTACCCATACTCAGGGACTATCAAAACCATgagctacccctactcggggactatcgagcccaagggctacccttaCTCAGGGACTGCCACCCGAAGAAAGTTCGGACAACCCGGGCTATCGAATCCTGGAGGCACCAAACCTATTAGGCGGTGCCCAAATACAAAAGGATACGGCCACCTTTAAAACATCCCGGAGACGTCCGAAGCTCGTAATCAGAAAGTAAGGCCTTTATGAAAACTCAAAACTTGCTAAAAGGTTATCCTCGATAAAAGTATCGTCTAAAATCATTTAAACATCTTGAAAACTTCTGATTATACCGAGGTTTCAAAGCCTCGAGCAAACAAAGTTGTAGCAAAATCGGGACAACCGCTTCACATATTCAAAGCCTCGGACGACAGGTCGAAACCTCAGGCGTGGATCTCTTTAAGGTTCTCTCTTCGGGACAACTGCTTTACATATTCAGCCTTTGTCTTTAGGAGGGTCTCGGTTGCCTCCacatcggccttatattgggccactaTTTCTTCGTCATCAATAGAGGTTGTGTCCAATTCATATTTAGCCATCGTGATTTGGGAATATATGATGATTTGAAAGaaaagtatgaaggtttgaagaaacaagtatgaaggtttgaaggtggGATGAAGATTTAGGTTAGAAATCTCAGaacaaatatgaagatttgaagatcagagatgaagatatgaagagtTGAAAAGTTGAAAGCCGCTAGAAAATTCGAAGGTAAAAGCTAGGATCGGAAAGTGAAAGAAGTATAAAAGGTCGAAGCTTTCATAGGGAAAAATGTAATCAATACGCGGCATTTCACATTCGAAGGCAACCAGCCGATGAtcgacacgtgtccgaagtcagaacgacgcgactgGTGTGACATTTCGGCTTATCCGTCATCTAGGTTGTAACATACGAAGAAAGGAATCGAGATTCATCTATCATTTCTCATCGTTTCGACAAACCTACTCTCTGGGAAACGAGAGGACTAtatgtatacgggtgaaatcggGGCTAACACACACCCTAATTTCCTGGTTGGTCAAACGAAGCAAGGGTATGAATACATGTGATCGAAATCGAAGATGAGAACTTCTTGTACTGAGGCCCGAATGGAGTGCTCGCTATCGGACTTGATAAAACGACGCACCCCCGACCCGGGATGAGTTCTGAGACCTCGGGAAGTGCGTGAATGATTGTAGGCGACAGATAGAGGGTCGTGATATCCAAAACCAATAGGATATCACAGCGCAGATCTCGCTCGATGGCGATTACAAATCAGTAATTAACGAGAGGggaggatttttaccttttttagatttGTACTAGgggtgaaactctcctactatataaaggggaagttcTTTCTTTGATAACACACATTGTAACAGGCAAACAAAGGGAATACAAATTCATTTTTCTGCTTTCTAGCTATTGAAGAGTTCTTATTTTATTGTTCTTCttcatatacatttggcttcgaaCCAAGGATCCGATCGAGGGCAAAATTACTGTTCAGCCCAAATCCAAGTACGACCGTAACATCACAATTGGTTTTGTTATTCATTTTATATTTAACTCGtttatctaatattcttgattatttgtgttgaatcaatccacatatccttaaaaccgcatataaattcaattgttatccgttttaagggtaaaTAACTATAAATATTGTTTATGGCTTAAAAAGATTGGGTGGCAAGAGAGAATCATATTAATCAATACAATGAATTTAAAAGTTGAACTAGAATAAGATATTTTGTTACACATGATATTAGAAAAATACGTTGAAACATAATTAATTGAGGAAAGCTTTTTGAGTGTTAATTGAAAGCAGGAGGAGAAATATATGTGCTATGCATTTATTTAATTTGATTTCGTCAAGAACTTGATTTGATCATGTGCTACGCATTGAAATCTCGGGAGAATTATACTCTGTTCTCTTGAACAAACAAATTAATAGCCgtcaaactttttttttttgggtcaaaagtattttttttggccaaaaattaaggtgtttggccaagcttttagaaggaaaaaagtgCTTCTGAGGAGAAGTAGAAACAGTTTTTGAGAAGTAAAAAAAGTAGTTctttccaaaagtacttttttgagaAGCACTCTTGAGGAAAAGACATTTAGAAGCAATtttcaaaagtttggccaaacactaattactgttcaaaagtattttttaaattaattagccaaacacaaactgcttctcaccaaaagcactttttttgtaaaacacttttgagaaaaatacttttcaaaataagctgattttaaaagtttggccaaacaggctataagtttTCTATTCTGATCGAGAAGCTTAAAAAAATGTACATTATCAAGTGATTCAAAAATTAAGCTCGAATAATTTTTATGACAAGTTTGTATTAATAACCTAAAAATAAAGTAAGTTGTAACCTTTTACATGTCAAAGTTATGACCTCCAAAAGATATGCTAAAGTAGAAAGACAAACGGGGTCCATTTTATTGCGGATTTCACGACTAGGAAGAGTTTGGTGCACCAAATTGCTTCAAATAACTAGCTAGGGATGCTTGCTCAATGGCCAAAAGTACCAATACTCAAGGCGAAGTCGAAATTTGAACGTTTGGAGTTCTAAATACTAGAATATCGAGATAACGTGTTAAAAATtaagatttaaatttaattactatacatttttaatcattttttaaaatataaatatacgATTTGGATTAAAGCTAATGCATTCGTTGAACTCATACATTATCTTCTAACTCTGCCCCTGCCAATACTCCTCCCCATATCCCTCTTTGATGTTTACacaaaattatattaatttatcaTAGTTAATTTAATACGATGAAAATATGTATTGATTAATCATGATTATGTAAGAAcagaggcggattcaggatttgaAGCTTATGGGTTCCTAccgtaattttaaattaatatgtAATAATATCTGGGTTCACAGttagatatttataaatatttagtgaattttttaatataaatacaggGTCTACGCAAAAGTTACTGCGTTCCCGGGAACCCGTAGCCAATGCTCTAGGTCCGCCCCTGTATAAGAATTCTATGTCTAAACGAAtattatgatttatgacttaGTATAAATTAAACACATGTTGCAAATAAGTTTTTACCGTAATCTTAATCTTAATCTTAATCTTAATCGTCCCTTGTCCAGGAATCTCCGTAAAACATGTAATCAAGAAGGTTAAAGATACCCCACTCGCTTGGTTTAATTACGCCAATTTCCCCGGCTTTTCTCTCTTTATAACCTCCTCCATTTCCCTCTCTTTTTTTTCCCGTCCCAACCAAAGCCCCTTTACTCTCTTTTCTAAATTCTCGCACTAACCCCACCTCATAAGCCCTTTCCACCTTTGAGAAAAAATACATGGCaatctcctctctttctctcctttTCCTCCTGTCCTATTTTCTCTTAATTCCTGCCCTTTTTGCCTCTTCTACCTTACAAAATCCCCAATCTGTTGTTGATCAAGTGCATAGGTACATTTTGCATGTCTCACGTATCACTGTATACTTAGCTTATTAGTATTTATGTATTCTTGGTGGTACATTATATATATGCTCAACAAGATTTCACATTttctttattttcctttctttGCAGGAGTATAAACAATGCCTCAAGGAGGAACTTGGGCTATCTCTCTTGTGGCACGGGAAACCCTATAGATGATTGCTGGCGTTGTGATCCCAACTGGGAAAAGAACCGCCAAAGGCTAGCTGAATGTGCTATTGGCTTTGGAAAGAATGCCATTGGCGGCAGAGATGGCAAGATTTACGTGGTCACCGATTCCGGCAACGACGATCCTGTTAACCCTAAACCGGGCACTCTCCGATATGCTGTCATTCAAAACGAGCCATTATGGATCATTTTTGCTAGGGACATGGTGATCCAACTGAAAGAAGAACTTATTATGAACTCATTCAAGACCATTGATGGAAGAGGAGCTAGCGTTCACATTACAGGTATTCATAAGCAGAcgatatagcttttatatatatatatatatatatatatatatatatatatattcaatgagTCCAACTAATGTCCGAATCTAATGTTAATTCTGATTTATGTATGAATAAtcactaatttttaaataaatattaaattttgtaCCTACGTACTAAAAgtttaatttaaattttgaattcgtCGTTGAAGGTGGACCatgcataacaatacaatacgTGACCAATATTATCATCCATGGAATTCACATACATGATTGTAAGCAAGGGGGAAACGCTATGGTGAGGAGCTCTCCACAGCATTATGGGTGGAGGACTATATCAGATGGTGATGGAGTGTCCATTTTTGGTGGGAGTCATATTTGGGTAGACCATTGTTCCTTGTCAAATTGCAAAGATGGGTTGATTGATGCTATTATGGGGTCCACTGCAATTACCATTTCTAACAATTACATGACTCACCATGATAAAGTTATGCTGTTGGGACACAGTGATTCCCATGTCCAAGACAAGAACATGCAAGTAACAGTTGCCTTCAATCACTTTGGAGAAGGCCTTGTCCAAAGAATGCCAAGGTAAATACTGTAGTATATAAAAGCAAAAAGCTACTTTATACTTGTCTCCAAATCAGTTAGGAAGCAAATTGAATACGTATATATGTTATAGGAGTAGAATTTAATGAAAATTGTTGGGTATTTGAAACGTGTAGATGTAGACATGGTTACTTCCATGTGGTGAACAATGACTATACTCACTGGGAAATGTATGCTATTGGTGGGAGTGCTAATCCCACCATCAATAGCCAGGGCAACAGATTCCTGGCTCCTGATATCAGATTCAGCAAAGAGGTAATTAACTCTCAATTTCATTAACAATTAAAGTCTTTCTTTTGGGTATATTATTGTTCACAACATAAGAATTTATGTATTATTATTCTCTGCATAAACAATTTCTACATTATATATAGTCCTTGCAAATCGAACGACCcctaaagttatatatatatatatatataggtgacGAAGCATGAGGATGCACCAGAAAGCGAGTGGAAAAAATGGAATTGGAGAACAGATGGGGACCTAATGTTGAATGGTGCATATTTCATTCAATCAGGAGCTGCAGCCTCTTCAAGCTATGCCAAGGCTTCAAGCTTGAGTGCTAAACCCTCTTCCCTAATAACCTCCATTGTTTCAAGTGCCGGCGCCCTTACTTGCCGGAAAGGTTCCCCTTGCTGATTGGAGTATTATTTCCTAACATCACAAGACAAAATTTAGATTTAAGAAAAAGGGTGTATTGAAGGAAATTATCAAGTGTTGAGGGTAGGAAAAAAGGGAACGAGACAAGACACTATGTAATATTTTCTGTTTCTTTTTTTGACTTGATTACTAAATACAACCTCTGCCTGCTATTCTTACCCACTGGGACTTACAGATCCCCTACTAATGAATGCATGTCTAGAAGTGTTGATTTACTTCAATATAATTAAACATCTATTTTAATTTATATGTCATACTTTACTCTTTTTTTTGGTATGTTTAAAAAAATGTTactttctatatttggtaacgCTTAACTCCAACATTTTACATGACATCTTTAATACCAAAAGATTTAAGGACAATTTGATATATAACACGCATTTTTAATTTAACCTAACAAGATTAAGAAGTATTCGttatttttcttaaacttcgtgttcCATCAAATTAAGACACAAAATTAAAACTGAGGGAGTGCTATATTCTGAATGCCTTCTTTCTCATTGATTATTATGTTGCATCGAGAACTAGCTATACTAATGCATAAACACAAAAATGGTACAAAAGACAACAGATAGATAACAGTGGATTGAAGACAAAAGGTAAAGATGCAAAGCATTATCAACAAAAACAATACACAACAGGTATATATATACACCTGAAAGCGCAAGTTCAACTACCCAAAATTCAAGTCAATGAACATTCTATTTGAGGAGGTGCCCAAGGACATTCATTATTGTTTTTATGTGTATCATTTAACTCCATTAAAAATGGAATCTGATACTAATTTTATCTATCATGCTTCATGCCAAGCATTGCAGACCATATTGTCTTTAGTAAGTTCTTATGCACCACAAAAAAGACGTTTTAACCTTTTCAATAGTGCCCCTCAACCAATAGAATAAACTAGTCCCACTCTCCTACAATTGAAAAAGGAATCAGTTAAAAGAAAAGGGATATATTGTAGTAAAAAGTTACCAACACTTTCTTATCATTTGGCATCGTAATTGTTAAAGACATATAGTATTCACTCAACCATAACGAAGAACTGTTCAGGCAGTGGTCAAATTTTGACCTTCTTTTAGTAAAGATCGTGTGGAGGTAATGGAATACTAAAATGCTTAAGATGGCATGTTGAAAATGTCATTTAGTGACAACAATATCTTGTTAGTAGAACTTGCAATACTTAGAAGTTAGAACATAGAATCTAAAGATGCTACATAATTTGAAATCTCTAGCTTATATACCTTTTTAGCCAAACAACACATCAACGAATTTTGTATAATTGATCATTCAGTTATTCAAGTTACTAGGTAAAAGAAATACATTTTTGAAGTTTTTTCCTTCCTTAAATATGTGAACTTTCATTCCAAACTTTCCATTGACGGGAAATTTTGTTGTGATGGGTCAcaatgaaaaaaaagaagaagcacgTGCATTGATATATATCAACAAATTCACAAATTGATAATGTATTGcattcttttaaaattaatattaGTGAATTTTAACCTTTATGGGGAGAAAGTTATACAACCTCTATTAAATTATCAAAAAACCTTTCatttccaaaatttcaattttGGTTTTTTAATCCCTTCCTTAATTGAAGCAACTATGGTCAAAGATATGCTTCACTTATAGCCCTAGAATGTGTGTCTAGACTTACATGATTTAACCATGTGAAGACAAtcacaaagaaaagaaaaaaaaaagtgtatGTTGACCTAACTAGAGTTTCAACTAGTGATGAGAAATAATACTTTACTTTTAGGAAGTGACATAATAATTTCTCAATGTTTGAAACTTTTACCTGATTGCTTTGTTCGGTGGCCTGCCTCGTAAGTCGTAACTAAGCATAAATGACTCAAATATATGATACATGTCTTATATTCCACCAAGTATACAAATGGAACCTAACCATACATGTCCTCCGATTATATCTTCTAAATCGTTCACACTAACAATCCATCCTTCCCCTCCAAAAGGAGATTTTAGTAAATAACCAAATATGATACTCGGGCTAAGGGTCAAGTTGGTAATTTTTCTTACATCTCCCCCTCCCGGAGCCCAGGTATCATATACGCCCCCAAAATAAAGAGTCTTGAATACTAGAAGAAAAGCACCTAGACCTAACAAGATTAAGTGAATACCTAAAATTGTGGTTATTTTATTTCGATCTTTCTAGACATAACCAAAGAAGGCAAAAGATTCTTCAAGTGTCTCAGGTCCTAGAAGTGCATGATAAATGCCGCCAAAGCCCAATACTGCAGAAGAAATTAAATGAAGTACTCCAGATACAAAGTATGGAAATGTGTCTATAACTTCTCCCCCAAGGCCTACCCCCAACCTAGAGTAGCTAGGTGGGGAAGTAAAATTAATCCTTGTTCATACATAGACTTCTCTAGTACGAAATGGGCCACTTCAAATAGGTTCATTGTTCCGGCCCAGAATACGATTAATCCAGCATGAGCTACATGAGCCCCTAGTAGTTTACCGGATAAATTAATAAGTCGGGCATTCCCGGCCCACCAAGCGAAATCAGTGGTTTCTTGGTCACGACCAGCTAAGGCTAAAGTTCCATTAAAGAGCGTTTCCACGTGATAGAACCTCCTCAGGGATTATAAGGTTTTCATGAGGCTGATCTTGAGCCGCCATCCAAGTGCGAATAAATTCGTTTAAGAGAATATTTTTGGTGTAGAAAGTCTCAAATTCAGGATCTTCCGATGCGCGAATTTCCTGAGAAATGAAGTCATAGGCACGTAGGTTCAGGGCTAGACCGACTACTCCAAGAGCACTCATCCATAAACCGGTTACTGGtacaaataacataaagaaatgTAACCAACGTTTATTGAAAAAAGCAACCCCAAAGATTTGGGACCAAAAGCGGTTAACGGTGACCATTGAATAAGTTTCTTCGGCTTGGGTTGGGTTAAAAGCACGGAATATATTTGCACCATCACCTTCTTCAAATAAAGTATTTTCTACGGTAGCACCATGAATGGCGCATAGCAAAGCAGCGCCCAATACACCGGCAACTCCCATCATATGAAACGGGTTCAAGGTCCAATTATGAAACCCTTGAAAATAAAGGATGAATCGAAATATAGCTGCTACACCAAAAC
It includes:
- the LOC104121067 gene encoding probable pectate lyase 18: MAISSLSLLFLLSYFLLIPALFASSTLQNPQSVVDQVHRSINNASRRNLGYLSCGTGNPIDDCWRCDPNWEKNRQRLAECAIGFGKNAIGGRDGKIYVVTDSGNDDPVNPKPGTLRYAVIQNEPLWIIFARDMVIQLKEELIMNSFKTIDGRGASVHITGGPCITIQYVTNIIIHGIHIHDCKQGGNAMVRSSPQHYGWRTISDGDGVSIFGGSHIWVDHCSLSNCKDGLIDAIMGSTAITISNNYMTHHDKVMLLGHSDSHVQDKNMQVTVAFNHFGEGLVQRMPRCRHGYFHVVNNDYTHWEMYAIGGSANPTINSQGNRFLAPDIRFSKEVTKHEDAPESEWKKWNWRTDGDLMLNGAYFIQSGAAASSSYAKASSLSAKPSSLITSIVSSAGALTCRKGSPC